From a single Accipiter gentilis chromosome 8, bAccGen1.1, whole genome shotgun sequence genomic region:
- the LOC126042254 gene encoding thaicobrin-like, giving the protein MEREESETLANEVEEMSGRADVTLDPDTANPFLILAGDQRGVGRGDEWTSLPDNPERFDTEPCVLGSQGFTAGRHCWEVEVAKAGDWWAVGVAQESVRRKGVLSFTPQEGIWAVGQWFGQYHAFTDPDWTPLHLACLPRAIQVCLDFADRQVAFADAENKVPIFAFCLASCPGERLCPWLWVGMDSWLKLCP; this is encoded by the exons ATGGAGAGAGAAGAGAGTGAGACCCTGGCCAACGAGGTGGAAGAGATGAGTGGAAGAG ccgACGTAACCCTGGACCCGGACACCGCCAACCCCTTCCTCATCCTGGCTGGCGACCAGCGAGGCGTGGGACGGGGGGATGAGTGGACTTCACTGCCCGACAACCCCGAGCGCTTCGACACGGAGCCGTGTGTGCTGGGCAGCCAGGGCTTCACCGCAGGGAGGCACTGCTGGGAGGTGGAGGTGGCCAAGGCGGGGGACTGGTGGGCTGTGGGGGTGGCCCAGGAGTCTGTCAGGAGGAAAGGCGTCCTCAGTTTTACCCCCCAGGAGGGGATCTGGGCCGTGGGGCAGTGGTTTGGACAATACCATGCTTTCACTGATCCTGACTGGACCCCCCTGCACCTTGCCTGCCTCCCCAGGGCCATCCAGGTCTGCCTGGACTTCGCAGACAGGCAGGTGGCGTTTGCTGATGCTGAAAACAAAGTCCCAATCTTTGCTTTCTGCCTGGCTTCATGTCCTGGGGAGAGGCTATGCCCATGGCTCTGGGTGGGGATGGACTCGTGGCTCAAGCTGTGTCCCTGA